The genomic DNA TTGGAATCAATGCTTGCCAGTGCTCGTGATGGGCAAAAAACTCAGCAAGAATTCCATGATGAGACATTTCAAACACTCAGTTCGCCAAAGTATGGCGAAGAGGTTGATGAGCAGTATGCTCAATTTCGCACCGAACTTATGGAGGATGCGTGTGATGTTCTTGAAAATGATCCCGAGCAAGCAATTGAATTGGCCCGCAACGCTTGGAGCGAGTGGAATAGAATATACAGTCGCAGATCGGATCCAAACGGAGCCAATGAGATTCCTAAAAAGATCATGGACATCTTCTCCTATGAAGCCAGAGCCGCTCTTCATCGCTGTTATTCTTATGCGTGGATGCATTTGATCCAGGATTTTGTCGCTGAGGGCTTGTGGAATGAGACAACAACAACATTTCATAGAATCTGGCATCTCGATCTCCCCATTGAAGACCGTTATAACGATCAGCTGAAAACGCATTTATTTCATGGCCATACGTTTGGTCTTCACCCGGCAGGTAGCGAATTGATTCGCACTCAAACCGGTCGGGAATTGATTGGAGAATTAATCAGTAATCCATGTGAGTGGGGATGTGTCAATCGCTTTCTGAACGCGATGCTGATTTCCGTCCATCTCTATTCATCACAAATCGAAGAGTCTCGCTCTAACAGAATCAAGAGACCTCGCTCATTTAGTGAGTTTCAGCCTGGAATTACAATCAGTGATATCATTCCTGCAGTTGATGCTTCATAAATTCGTGCTAGTCGGGCATTCAACACGCTCGCGGTGGATCGCCAGCTGAGTTGTGAAGTGTGTGCCGACTCTCCCATACTTGAGTATTTCCAGTTAAATCCTCAAGACACAGATCGTGATAACATCTTTATAAGTTATCAATGTCCCTCCTGTAAAAAGCCAAGTGGTCATTCAATCCGAAGATCTGAGATGCAGCAGTTTCTTCAAGACAGGGACATTCTGTGATGGTTTTCAGATTCAAAAGCAGGCGGAGGTACGACTCGGTATTGTCTTCGTTATTATTCCTTTCACTTCAGATCTGAAGATCCAGCAATATCTGTTTTAAGCGGTTCATTCTCCAATGAGAGTGGACCGCTTTTTTCATGGATACGGCCTCAAACTCTCCCCGACATTTGCACGGGAATTCCAGAATCAAATCTGATCATTACAAAAAGGAGATCACTATCAAACCGCAACCAGTTGTGAACTCGTCATCGACAGGTGACCAACTCGATTCAGACGCAATCTCCGATCAAACCCTGCGGAAATGGGCTCTTCTGCTGGCAAATGCAGAAATGGATTGGCCAGACGAACTGACACCGCAACAGCAAATGAGATTGCTGCTGCTGGTACGGGAGCAGAGACGGGTAAGTCTGCTGACATTGATGGCGCGAATCATCGCAAAATCGCTCGTCTCAGAGGAATTTCAACGAAAAACCTGAAAACCATGAAATTCAGGACAGGATTCAGAGATTTCTGCTGCGCGCAAATGCCTAGTAGTGCCTGACGTGCGTTGGGCCGGTGTGAATAAAGCGTTCCATCGTCCTGATTTCTGAGTCTATCAGGTGAGGATTTGCCAGGTGAACTCAAATCCCTCAACTATTAAGGAAGAGGATCATGTTAATTGATCGATTTGATCGCAACAAAAAGTACCGCGTCGTGATTTATGTGCGGATGTCCACAAAGATGCAGAATGAACGATCTCCTGATCAGCAGATTGAGAGGATCAAGGAACTCATACACCGATTACAACTTCCCTGGGAAGTGGTTGCAATTTATCGGGGTGATGGAATTTCTGGTCGTAGTAGCCGCAAGCGACTTGACTTTCAGCAAATGCTGAAAGATCTCAAATCCGGCAAAGTCCAAGCAGAATTAATCCTCGTTGACTCTTTTGAACGTTTTTCACGTGCGGACAATAATCACGAAATTCGCTCAAAGCTGGCTCGGCAGGGCATTAAAATTCTAACTGCGGACAGCAACTTCGAGAACCCAGACAGTGTGCCTGGAAAAGCACTGAGTTTTGTCGAGTCGTTCCGGGCAACTGAAGAAGGACGAATCAAAGCACATAACGTCCTGAGAGGGAAGCATGATGCTGTTAGGCTTGGGCATTGGCCAGGGGGATCGGCTCCGTTTGGATATCGATTGAAAAACATCATGACTCTCCGCAAGGGAGTGGAGGAGATCGACTATCGGACTATTGAACCGATCCCTGAGCATAAAGGAATTATTCTGAAAATATTTGAGTCTGCGGCTCATGAAAATCTGGGGGCCTCCAGGATCTGCAGGAAACTCAATAAAGATCCTGAGATCCCAGAAGACCTCAAACCCTTTTCGATCAGTTCCATCGACAGTTTTCTGCAAAATGAACTGTATTATGGAGAAATGATCTGGGGTAAATATTGCTATGGAATCGTCGATGATGTTCGGGTACGACAACCAGTTCCGGAGCAAGATTGGGTCCGAAATGAAAACTTCTGCGAGCCGATTGTCGACAAAGCCCTTTGGGATTTGGCCGCTAAGAATCGGGCCGCTCGTCGGTTGAAAAACAATGATTCCAACGATCAATCAAAGAACGGATGTAGACCCAATATGCCACATGCAAGAGGAATTGCACTCAAATATCCTCTCTCTGGATTAGTGATCTGTTCCTCCTGTGGCCGATCAATGGTCGCCACTTCAGGTGCAAAATACAAAACAATCTCAGGTGAAATACGTAATTATGTGTCTTACCGCTGTCCGGCACGGTTTGCTGACGAGTGTGACAATCACTTCTCAATACCCGAGGAGTGGCTCAGAGAGACCGTTTTTGATCTCATCCGACAGCAACT from Rubinisphaera italica includes the following:
- a CDS encoding recombinase family protein, coding for MLIDRFDRNKKYRVVIYVRMSTKMQNERSPDQQIERIKELIHRLQLPWEVVAIYRGDGISGRSSRKRLDFQQMLKDLKSGKVQAELILVDSFERFSRADNNHEIRSKLARQGIKILTADSNFENPDSVPGKALSFVESFRATEEGRIKAHNVLRGKHDAVRLGHWPGGSAPFGYRLKNIMTLRKGVEEIDYRTIEPIPEHKGIILKIFESAAHENLGASRICRKLNKDPEIPEDLKPFSISSIDSFLQNELYYGEMIWGKYCYGIVDDVRVRQPVPEQDWVRNENFCEPIVDKALWDLAAKNRAARRLKNNDSNDQSKNGCRPNMPHARGIALKYPLSGLVICSSCGRSMVATSGAKYKTISGEIRNYVSYRCPARFADECDNHFSIPEEWLRETVFDLIRQQLFSISQ